CCCCGGAACCGGGATCTTCCCCGAGGGGTGGATCTCGGCTGATGGGCATCGGCTATCTCCTCGACACGAATGTGGTCTCCGAGGTTCGCAAGCGAAGCGGAAGTTCTCACGTCAGGGACTGGATAGGTGGGGCTCACGGGCCCACGCTCTATCTCAGCAGCCTGACGGTCGGTGAGATCCGCTGCGGAGTCGAGCTCCGCCGACGCAGGGATCCCGAGCAGGCGACGATTCTGGAACGCTGGCTTCACGGACTTCACCGGCAGTTCGGTGATCGCATCGTTCCCGTCACCTCGGAGGTCGCGGAGGAGTGGGGACGGCTGAACGCCATCCGCCCGCTTCCGACGACGGACGGCCTGATCGCCGCGACGGCCAGGGTGAACGGGTGGACGCTGGTGAGCAGGAACGTCAAGGACTTCGAGGGCACGGGCGTGTCCGTGGTCAACCCCTTCGAGTCGCCGCACTGACGTCGCCGTCCGTGGGCCGCGGTGCGGGCCGGCAGTCCTGGGAACACCCTCCGAAGCGGGCCGAGTCGATGGGCGTGAACGACGCCGGCGGCACACTCTTCAACGCGCCGATCATCGTGTCCTTCCAGATCGGCCCGGGAAGGGTGGCCCCGGCCACCGCCCCGTAGTACCGGCCGCCGATCGTGACGCCGGTCAGCCTGTGGTCCCGCGAGCCGCGCGGGTCGCCGATGCTGACCGCGCCGGCCAGGTCCGGGGTGAACCCGGCGAACCACGCGGACGCGTAGTCATCGGTGGTGCCGGTCTTGCCGGCCGCGTCGCGGCCGATGCCACCGACGAGCCGCATCGTGCCCTTGGTGAACACCCCCGACAGCACGTCGGCCGCCGCGTCGGCGACCTCGGGGTCGAGCTCCTGGCGGCACTTGGGCTTGTAGGCGGTGACCTCACCGTTCCTGTCGGTGATCCGGGTGATCGCCATCGGCGCGCAGTACTTGCCACGCGCGCCGATCGAGGCGTAGGCGTTGGCCACCGTCACCGGGTCCATCTCGTTGGTGCCCAGCGTGAACGTCGAGAACTCCAGGAGCTTGAGCCCGTCGGAGCGGTGGATGCCCAGCGATCTCGCGGTCTTGATCGTCTCACAGAGCCCGACGCGCTGCTCCAGCTCCATGAAGAACGTGTTCACCGACCCCCAGGTGCCGGTCTGCAGGGTCTTCCACCCCGGAGCGCCCTCGTCGTTGGTGACCGTCCAGCCCGGGTCGCCGATGTTCTCGCCCTTGCAGTTCTTGAACGCCGAGTACCCCGAGGCGCGGAAACCGGCCCCGGCGGTGAACCCGTCGTTGACCTTCATGCCCTGCTCCAGCGCGGTGAGCAACGTGAACGTCTTGAACGTCGAGCCCGCCTGGAAACCGACGCCGCCGCCGTGCGCGGCGTCCGCGACCAGGTTGTAGGACATCTCGTTCCTGGCCTTGCTGCGCCCGTAGGTCCGGCTGGCCGCCATGGCCTTGATCGCCCCGGTACCCGGCTGGACCAGCGCCTCGGCCGCCGCCGGGTTGTCGGAGGGGTGGACCCACTTCCTGATCGCCCGGTCCGCCGCCGCCTGCATGGCCGGATCCAGCGTGGTCCTGATCGTCAGACCGCCACGATTGAGGAACTCCCCCCGCGCCTTGGCCGTCTTGCCGAACGCGGGATTCTTCAACACCTCGTTGCGGGCGTAGATGCAGAAGTACGGGTACTTGCTGGACTCACACCCGCCGGGCAGCTTCGTCCCCTTGTAGCCGAGCTTGGCGGCCTTCGCCTTCGCCGCCTCGGCCGGGGTGATCTTGCCCAGCTCCGCCATCCGGTCCAGCACCACGTTGCGCCGCTTCAGCAACCGATCCCGATGCTTCCTGCCCAGGTTGGGGTCGGTGGCGTTGGGGTCCTGCACCGCGCCCGCCAGCGTCGCCGCCTGCGGCAGGGTGAGGTCGGCCGCGGGCACACCGAAGAACCGCTTGGCCGCCGCCTCCACCCCATAGGCACTCGCCCCGAAATAGGCGATGTTCAGATACTTCTCCAAGATCTCGTCCTTGGAGTACTTCTCCTCCACCGCCATCGCGTGCCGCAACTCGTTCAGCTTGCGCGCGTAACTGGCCTCCAGCGCCTTGTCCTTCTCCTCGTCGCTGGAGGCGGAGTTGAGCAGGACCTGCTTGACGTACTGCTGGGTGATACTGGAGCCGCCCTGGCTCACCCCGCCCGCGCTCAGGTTCTTGGCGAACGCGCGGATCGTGCCCTCAAGATCGATCGCACCGTGCTGGTAGAACCGGTAGTCCTCGATCGAGATGATCGCCGTCTTCATGATCTCGGCGACCTCGTCGAGCTTCACGACCTCGCGATACTCCTCGTAGAACCGCGCGATCTCGTTGCCCTTGGCGTCCTGCATGATCGTGACCTCCGCCGGCGGCGGCTCGGTGAGATCCTCAGGTCTGAGGTCCACCTCGCTGGTCACCGACATGAAGCCGAGGCCCGCGCCCCCCACGGCTGGCAACGCGATCCCCGCCACGAGCACGCCCACCGCCGCGCCCGCGGCGGCGAGTCGTACGATCTTCGTCCCCCG
This region of Streptosporangium sp. NBC_01495 genomic DNA includes:
- a CDS encoding transglycosylase domain-containing protein produces the protein MSGRGTKIVRLAAAGAAVGVLVAGIALPAVGGAGLGFMSVTSEVDLRPEDLTEPPPAEVTIMQDAKGNEIARFYEEYREVVKLDEVAEIMKTAIISIEDYRFYQHGAIDLEGTIRAFAKNLSAGGVSQGGSSITQQYVKQVLLNSASSDEEKDKALEASYARKLNELRHAMAVEEKYSKDEILEKYLNIAYFGASAYGVEAAAKRFFGVPAADLTLPQAATLAGAVQDPNATDPNLGRKHRDRLLKRRNVVLDRMAELGKITPAEAAKAKAAKLGYKGTKLPGGCESSKYPYFCIYARNEVLKNPAFGKTAKARGEFLNRGGLTIRTTLDPAMQAAADRAIRKWVHPSDNPAAAEALVQPGTGAIKAMAASRTYGRSKARNEMSYNLVADAAHGGGVGFQAGSTFKTFTLLTALEQGMKVNDGFTAGAGFRASGYSAFKNCKGENIGDPGWTVTNDEGAPGWKTLQTGTWGSVNTFFMELEQRVGLCETIKTARSLGIHRSDGLKLLEFSTFTLGTNEMDPVTVANAYASIGARGKYCAPMAITRITDRNGEVTAYKPKCRQELDPEVADAAADVLSGVFTKGTMRLVGGIGRDAAGKTGTTDDYASAWFAGFTPDLAGAVSIGDPRGSRDHRLTGVTIGGRYYGAVAGATLPGPIWKDTMIGALKSVPPASFTPIDSARFGGCSQDCRPAPRPTDGDVSAATRRG
- a CDS encoding type II toxin-antitoxin system VapC family toxin; translation: MGIGYLLDTNVVSEVRKRSGSSHVRDWIGGAHGPTLYLSSLTVGEIRCGVELRRRRDPEQATILERWLHGLHRQFGDRIVPVTSEVAEEWGRLNAIRPLPTTDGLIAATARVNGWTLVSRNVKDFEGTGVSVVNPFESPH